The following are encoded in a window of Chloroflexota bacterium genomic DNA:
- a CDS encoding putative DNA binding domain-containing protein, which yields MEWKKADLHIHTPASADYQEPKVSYLDILRRAEERGLDIIAFTDHNTIRGYATMLQEIEGLELLERLDRLQPAEKEQLAEYRRLLNKILVLPGVEFTATLGFHILAIFPEDATVREIEHLLLRLNVPADKLDDGSTEVGATSDVLTAYREMARAGALVIAAHANSSHGVAMQGFDFGGQTKIAYTQDPNLHALEVTDLESGKRRSTASFYSGSKPEYPRRMHCIQGSDAHCLTTDPKDKRLTGIGDRITELLLPETTFAAIKELFLGDDFARTRPYRPAKQPFDHVMAARQEGPNIVQSFFESASRQGGRLHAVICDVVAFANTNGGTIFIGVSPNAKTPPVGVDKPEEVAALLKAEIQRKVTPPVDVTIDTLESQGKKIIRVSVPRGADIPYSVEGTKIYVRHESETSLALRDEIIQLVKRAAEEKGQPAPAPEPAPQAVCAEEEEPLFRIEPPRTGVEIVESEERKGTLYHSLKDLRNGNVVTNVTRKSARRLWRSAITQHEDAPVAGDKITWLGDIGLWKVYGSGSRRRYNLVQRDRTGRIHYYYGVSEDGFHGEWRQFLKK from the coding sequence ATGGAATGGAAAAAGGCTGACCTGCATATCCATACCCCCGCTTCGGCCGACTACCAAGAGCCGAAGGTGAGTTATCTGGACATCTTGCGCCGAGCCGAGGAGCGCGGCCTGGACATCATCGCCTTTACGGATCACAACACCATACGGGGCTACGCCACCATGCTCCAGGAGATAGAGGGCCTGGAACTCCTGGAGCGGCTGGACCGCTTGCAGCCAGCGGAAAAGGAGCAATTGGCCGAATACCGGCGGCTGCTAAACAAGATTTTGGTGCTGCCGGGCGTGGAGTTCACCGCCACCCTGGGGTTTCACATCCTGGCCATCTTCCCGGAAGACGCGACCGTGCGGGAGATTGAGCACCTCCTGCTGCGGCTCAATGTCCCCGCCGACAAATTGGACGACGGCAGCACCGAGGTCGGCGCGACGTCCGACGTGCTCACGGCGTACCGCGAGATGGCGCGGGCTGGGGCGCTGGTCATCGCTGCGCACGCCAATTCCAGCCACGGCGTCGCGATGCAGGGGTTTGACTTCGGCGGGCAGACCAAGATCGCCTATACCCAGGATCCGAACCTGCACGCGCTGGAAGTAACGGATCTGGAGAGCGGCAAGCGTCGGAGCACGGCTTCGTTCTACAGCGGCTCCAAGCCCGAGTACCCGCGCCGCATGCACTGCATCCAGGGATCCGACGCGCACTGCCTGACCACCGACCCGAAGGACAAGCGTTTGACCGGCATCGGCGACCGCATCACGGAGTTGCTGCTGCCCGAGACCACGTTTGCCGCCATCAAGGAGTTGTTCCTCGGCGACGACTTTGCCCGCACGCGCCCCTACAGGCCCGCCAAGCAGCCTTTTGACCACGTGATGGCGGCCAGGCAGGAGGGGCCGAATATTGTGCAGTCGTTCTTTGAGTCGGCCTCGCGCCAGGGCGGCAGGCTGCACGCGGTCATCTGCGATGTTGTGGCGTTCGCCAACACCAACGGCGGCACCATCTTCATCGGCGTAAGCCCGAACGCGAAGACGCCGCCTGTGGGCGTGGACAAGCCCGAAGAGGTGGCGGCGCTCCTGAAGGCGGAGATCCAGCGCAAGGTTACGCCGCCGGTGGACGTAACGATAGACACGCTGGAATCGCAGGGCAAGAAGATCATTCGCGTCAGCGTCCCCAGGGGCGCCGACATCCCCTACTCGGTGGAGGGCACGAAGATTTACGTGCGGCACGAGTCGGAGACCAGTTTGGCCCTGCGCGACGAGATCATCCAGTTGGTGAAGCGAGCCGCCGAGGAGAAGGGCCAGCCTGCCCCTGCGCCGGAGCCGGCCCCCCAGGCGGTCTGCGCCGAAGAAGAAGAGCCTCTGTTTCGCATTGAGCCGCCGCGCACCGGCGTGGAAATCGTGGAATCGGAAGAGCGCAAAGGCACGCTGTACCATTCGCTCAAGGACCTGCGCAACGGCAACGTCGTTACCAACGTAACGCGCAAGTCGGCGCGCAGGCTTTGGCGCTCGGCCATCACCCAACACGAGGACGCGCCGGTGGCAGGCGACAAGATCACCTGGCTGGGCGACATCGGCCTGTGGAAGGTTTACGGCTCGGGCAGCCGCAGGCGCTACAACCTGGTGCAGCGCGACCGCACCGGCCGCATCCACTACTACTACGGCGTGAGCGAAGACGGCTTTCACGGCGAGTGGCGGCAGTTCCTCAAGAAGTAG
- the glpK gene encoding glycerol kinase GlpK gives MAAKYVAAIDQGTTSTRFMIFDREGRVISVHQLEHRQIYPQAGWVEHDPLEVWERTQQVIQGALDKARVAPRDLAAIGVTNQRETTVVWDRKTGRPYYNAIVWQCTRTKDICDALAKDGGQDRFRDKTGLPLATYFSGPKIRWILDNVPGVRAAAERGDALFGNMDTWIIWNLTGGPHGGAHVTDVSNASRTMLMNLRALDWDDEILEVMGIPRAMLPRIRPSSDPALYGTTLTDGPLGAAVPVCGDLGDQQAALVGQTCFSPGEAKNTYGTGCFMLLNTGTEPVPSASGLLTTLGYKMGDAPAVYCLEGSIAITGALVQWLRDNLRFFDFAKHVEDYARQVQDSGGVYIVPAFSGLFAPYWRSDARGVIVGLTRYVNKSHLCRAALEATAYQTREVLDAMEKDSGVKLAALKVDGGMVQNELLMQFQADILGVPVVRPKVAETTSLGAAYAAGLAVGFWGGLDDLRKNWGVDKIWEPHMDAETRARLYKGWLKAVERTLGWVE, from the coding sequence ATGGCTGCAAAGTACGTCGCTGCGATTGACCAGGGCACAACCAGCACCCGCTTCATGATCTTTGACCGCGAGGGCAGGGTCATCAGCGTGCACCAACTGGAGCACCGACAGATTTACCCGCAGGCCGGTTGGGTGGAGCACGACCCGCTGGAAGTCTGGGAGCGCACGCAGCAGGTGATCCAGGGCGCGCTGGACAAGGCGCGCGTGGCCCCCCGCGACCTGGCTGCCATCGGCGTAACCAACCAGCGTGAGACGACCGTGGTCTGGGATCGCAAGACCGGCAGGCCCTACTACAACGCCATTGTGTGGCAATGCACCCGCACCAAGGACATCTGCGATGCCCTCGCAAAGGACGGCGGGCAGGACCGCTTCCGCGACAAGACGGGCCTGCCTCTGGCGACCTACTTCTCGGGGCCGAAGATTCGGTGGATTCTGGACAACGTGCCCGGAGTCCGCGCCGCCGCCGAGCGCGGCGATGCCCTGTTCGGCAACATGGACACGTGGATCATCTGGAACCTGACGGGCGGGCCCCATGGCGGCGCCCACGTAACCGACGTCTCCAACGCCAGCCGCACCATGCTCATGAACCTGCGCGCGCTGGATTGGGACGACGAGATTCTGGAGGTCATGGGCATTCCCCGCGCGATGTTGCCCCGCATCCGTCCATCCAGCGACCCCGCGCTGTACGGGACGACACTGACGGATGGGCCTCTGGGCGCGGCAGTGCCGGTGTGCGGCGACCTGGGCGACCAGCAGGCGGCCCTGGTGGGCCAGACGTGCTTCAGCCCGGGCGAGGCCAAGAACACCTACGGCACCGGCTGTTTCATGCTCCTCAACACCGGCACGGAACCGGTGCCCAGCGCCAGCGGCCTACTGACGACGCTGGGGTACAAAATGGGCGACGCACCCGCCGTGTATTGCCTGGAAGGCTCCATCGCCATCACGGGCGCGCTGGTGCAGTGGCTGCGCGACAACCTGCGCTTCTTTGATTTCGCCAAGCATGTGGAGGACTACGCCCGACAGGTGCAGGACAGCGGCGGCGTGTACATCGTCCCTGCTTTCTCTGGGCTGTTTGCCCCGTATTGGCGCAGCGATGCTCGCGGGGTCATCGTGGGCCTGACGCGCTACGTGAACAAGTCGCACCTGTGCCGCGCCGCGCTGGAAGCGACTGCTTACCAGACCCGCGAGGTGCTGGATGCCATGGAGAAGGATTCGGGGGTGAAACTGGCGGCGCTCAAGGTGGACGGCGGCATGGTGCAAAACGAACTGCTGATGCAGTTCCAGGCCGATATCCTGGGCGTGCCGGTCGTGCGCCCCAAGGTGGCCGAGACTACGTCGCTGGGCGCGGCCTACGCGGCAGGGCTGGCTGTCGGGTTCTGGGGCGGCCTGGACGACCTGCGCAAGAACTGGGGCGTGGACAAGATCTGGGAGCCGCACATGGATGCCGAGACCCGCGCCCGCCTCTACAAGGGCTGGCTGAAGGCGGTAGAGCGGACGCTGGGTTGGGTGGAGTAG
- the mog gene encoding molybdopterin adenylyltransferase gives MRVGILTVSDRASRGEYEDRAGPVIAEIVRADLQGDVVETAIVPDEQDRIAAVLRWWCDEADLDLVLTTGGTGFAPRDVTPEATRSVLEREAPGLAEAMRAASLRVTPHAMLSRAVAGIRGRTLIVNLPGSPKAVRENLETILPALPHAIELLREVQGADQRHHHPTEGGAKPTERS, from the coding sequence ATGCGCGTTGGCATCTTGACGGTGAGCGACCGCGCGTCGCGGGGCGAATACGAGGACCGCGCGGGGCCTGTCATCGCCGAAATCGTGCGCGCGGACCTGCAGGGCGACGTGGTTGAAACGGCCATCGTGCCCGATGAGCAAGATCGCATCGCCGCGGTCTTGCGCTGGTGGTGCGATGAGGCCGATTTGGACCTCGTCCTGACGACCGGCGGCACCGGCTTCGCCCCGCGCGACGTAACCCCCGAGGCGACGCGATCCGTCCTGGAGCGGGAGGCTCCCGGCCTTGCCGAGGCCATGCGCGCCGCCAGCCTTCGCGTTACCCCCCACGCCATGCTGTCGCGCGCCGTGGCCGGCATACGGGGCAGGACCCTCATCGTCAATCTCCCTGGCAGCCCCAAGGCCGTCAGGGAGAACCTGGAGACCATCCTGCCCGCGCTGCCTCACGCTATAGAACTGCTGCGCGAGGTCCAGGGCGCCGACCAGCGCCACCATCACCCTACGGAAGGAGGTGCGAAGCCGACCGAACGATCGTGA
- a CDS encoding carbohydrate ABC transporter permease, translating to MSKHKFAQVLGKVALYLLLTIAAIAILFPLYTGFVTSLLSAKNLDTYPPKLVPLDFQWQNYKEALRMAPLLRFVLNSFIQSGGVMISQLVLASLAAFAFAFLPFKGKQFMFMVFLSTMMIPWEATIIPNYLFIQKIGWDDTYLGLIAPFMATAFGTFLIRQFFMSLPKDLYDAAIIDGCSNLRYLLTIAAPLARPALGTLAVYSFLQTYNQYFWPLLITNSTNMRTVQIGIKMLQEFEREAWNVVMAGVVIVMIPTLVLFVLANRQLIRGLTAGALKG from the coding sequence ATGAGCAAGCACAAGTTTGCGCAGGTTCTCGGGAAGGTCGCCCTGTACCTGCTGCTCACCATCGCGGCCATCGCCATCCTGTTCCCGCTGTACACGGGGTTCGTTACGTCGCTGCTTAGCGCGAAAAACTTGGACACCTATCCGCCGAAACTGGTGCCGCTGGATTTCCAGTGGCAGAACTACAAAGAAGCGCTCCGAATGGCGCCGCTGCTGCGATTTGTTCTCAACAGTTTTATCCAGTCAGGCGGCGTGATGATCTCGCAACTGGTTCTGGCGAGTTTGGCGGCGTTCGCGTTCGCGTTCCTGCCGTTCAAGGGCAAGCAGTTCATGTTCATGGTGTTCCTTTCCACCATGATGATCCCGTGGGAAGCGACGATCATTCCGAACTACCTTTTCATCCAAAAGATCGGGTGGGACGATACGTACCTGGGGCTCATCGCGCCGTTCATGGCGACTGCGTTCGGCACGTTCCTGATTCGGCAGTTCTTCATGAGCCTGCCTAAGGATCTGTACGATGCGGCAATCATAGACGGGTGCAGCAACCTGCGCTACCTGCTCACCATCGCTGCGCCGCTGGCCCGCCCAGCGTTGGGCACGCTGGCGGTGTACAGTTTCCTTCAGACCTACAATCAGTACTTCTGGCCTCTGCTCATCACCAACAGCACCAACATGCGCACGGTGCAGATTGGCATCAAGATGCTGCAGGAGTTTGAGCGCGAGGCCTGGAATGTGGTGATGGCCGGCGTGGTGATCGTGATGATCCCGACGCTGGTCTTGTTTGTCCTCGCCAACCGGCAACTTATCCGCGGCCTGACTGCCGGTGCCCTGAAAGGCTAG
- a CDS encoding exonuclease, whose translation MTTITCYGAVGCIGGNKILLEDGDARLFFDFGLDFGHAGRFFNEYLRPRAARGLLDPLALGLLPPLEGLYRDDLAFAGLWERFRPHPLYRDVRRDGLPADAVLLSHAHLDHNADLSYVNHAIPIYATRVTAFIARAMQITGQMSFERELIYVNPRAPAESGELKSDSKAAYRCRPHYFVDGALTAEAHDYWAHLPKSDRGRGKDFVPACAERASDSVNGLPVRWWPLDHSIPGAGGYAVRTSAGWIAYTGDLRFHGKNGDLSRRFAEDLAQLNPVALLCEATRPDPDPAPITEADIIANATALVRAASGRLVVADFGPRNVERLESFAQVAQEAGRALLILPKDTYLLQAIALADPDRYTPPELWPMLQVYADPKAAPRPWERTLRDAWPKPLVGPAEVSRNPGAYILCFSLWDANDLLDLQGVEGGIYLYSSSRAYDDEQAADLGRLRNWVRHMGFTLYGDPDDANRVPLHASGHAAGPELVEFVATVKPDILIPIHTEHPEWWEKQLAGSGVRIQRPEVGRPIVLA comes from the coding sequence ATGACCACCATCACCTGCTACGGCGCAGTCGGATGCATCGGCGGCAACAAGATTCTCCTGGAAGATGGCGACGCGCGCCTGTTCTTTGACTTCGGGCTGGACTTCGGGCACGCGGGCCGCTTCTTCAACGAGTACCTGCGCCCGCGCGCGGCCCGCGGCCTGCTAGATCCCCTGGCGCTGGGGCTGTTGCCCCCGCTGGAGGGGCTGTACCGCGACGACCTGGCCTTCGCGGGCCTGTGGGAACGGTTCCGACCGCACCCGCTGTACCGAGACGTGCGGCGCGATGGCCTGCCCGCCGACGCCGTGCTCCTGTCGCATGCCCATCTGGATCACAACGCCGATCTGTCTTATGTCAACCACGCCATCCCCATCTACGCCACGCGGGTTACCGCCTTCATCGCCCGCGCCATGCAGATCACCGGCCAGATGTCCTTTGAGCGCGAACTCATCTACGTGAACCCCCGCGCTCCGGCGGAATCCGGCGAACTAAAATCGGACTCCAAGGCCGCCTACCGGTGCCGCCCCCACTACTTCGTGGACGGCGCGCTCACCGCCGAAGCCCATGACTACTGGGCGCATCTGCCCAAGAGCGACAGGGGCAGGGGCAAGGATTTCGTGCCAGCGTGCGCCGAGCGCGCGTCGGACTCCGTGAACGGCTTGCCCGTGCGCTGGTGGCCGCTGGATCATTCCATCCCAGGCGCGGGCGGATACGCCGTCCGAACGTCGGCAGGGTGGATCGCCTACACAGGCGACCTGCGCTTCCACGGGAAGAACGGCGACCTCAGCCGCCGCTTCGCGGAGGATTTGGCCCAACTGAACCCCGTCGCGCTCCTGTGCGAGGCGACGCGCCCCGATCCAGACCCCGCGCCCATCACCGAGGCCGACATCATCGCCAATGCGACTGCGCTCGTCCGCGCCGCCAGCGGCAGGCTCGTCGTGGCCGATTTCGGGCCGCGCAACGTGGAGCGACTGGAATCGTTCGCGCAGGTGGCCCAGGAGGCAGGCCGCGCGCTCCTCATCCTGCCCAAGGACACCTACCTGCTCCAGGCCATCGCCCTGGCCGACCCCGACCGCTACACCCCGCCCGAACTGTGGCCCATGCTGCAAGTGTACGCCGACCCGAAGGCCGCCCCGCGCCCGTGGGAGCGCACCCTGCGCGACGCATGGCCCAAACCCCTCGTCGGCCCGGCGGAGGTCTCGCGCAACCCAGGCGCGTACATCCTCTGCTTCTCGTTGTGGGATGCCAACGACCTGCTAGACCTGCAGGGGGTGGAAGGCGGCATCTACCTGTATTCCAGCAGCCGCGCCTACGACGACGAGCAAGCCGCCGACCTGGGCCGCCTGCGCAACTGGGTGCGACACATGGGGTTCACGCTGTACGGCGACCCCGATGACGCCAACCGCGTTCCCCTGCACGCATCCGGCCACGCCGCCGGCCCCGAACTGGTGGAGTTCGTCGCCACCGTCAAGCCCGACATTCTCATTCCCATCCACACCGAACACCCCGAATGGTGGGAGAAGCAACTGGCGGGCAGTGGCGTGCGCATCCAGAGGCCCGAAGTGGGCAGGCCCATCGTGCTGGCGTAG
- a CDS encoding ABC transporter substrate-binding protein → MKRTLFAVVAVVLVATMVLTACGPKATPEPTKPPAQPTTPAAQPTTPPAQPTTPPAPKEPVKIDFWYAMSGRGGDAIQELVKRFNESQNEVFVTATYQGSYDDAITKLKAGLQSKDVPAVVQIYDIGLRLLIDLNVVKPVQDFIDAENFDVSDIEPAVRNYYTVDGRLWPMPFNTSNPVLYYNKTMFKEAGLDPEKAPRTWAEVTEAARKLTKKDASGNTVQYGCAFALYGWFVEQFIAVQGGYYVNNENGRAARATEATFNGPEGVKLLEWWKSMIDEGICANLGRKTADTKKAFDSGVVAMTLDSTAGLRDRVDAAEGKFELGVGFLPRSSEEDFKKSGTIIGGAALYILNLRPPQEQEAAWKFIKFMVSADSQAFWHINTGYYPINSKGYNHPDDIAWRQKYPQFQVAIDQLHAAPINSYTAGGLIGVFPEARQTVEAALEECFSGQATAKEALDKAAAKVTQAIKDYNDTVAP, encoded by the coding sequence ATGAAACGAACGCTCTTCGCTGTTGTGGCTGTGGTGCTTGTTGCCACCATGGTGCTGACGGCGTGCGGTCCCAAGGCGACGCCTGAGCCGACGAAGCCGCCCGCTCAGCCGACGACCCCTGCGGCTCAGCCTACGACGCCGCCAGCCCAGCCGACGACCCCTCCGGCGCCAAAGGAGCCTGTGAAGATTGACTTCTGGTACGCCATGAGCGGCAGGGGAGGCGACGCCATTCAAGAGCTGGTCAAGCGCTTCAACGAGTCCCAGAACGAGGTCTTTGTTACCGCTACATATCAGGGTTCCTACGACGATGCTATCACCAAGTTGAAAGCCGGTCTGCAGTCCAAGGACGTGCCCGCGGTCGTGCAAATCTACGATATTGGGCTGCGCTTGCTTATTGACCTGAACGTCGTCAAGCCGGTGCAGGACTTCATTGACGCCGAGAATTTTGACGTGAGCGACATTGAGCCGGCCGTGCGTAACTATTATACCGTGGATGGCCGGCTGTGGCCCATGCCGTTCAATACGTCCAACCCGGTCTTGTACTACAACAAGACGATGTTCAAGGAGGCCGGCCTGGATCCTGAGAAGGCTCCGCGCACCTGGGCCGAGGTTACCGAGGCCGCCCGCAAACTCACCAAAAAGGACGCATCGGGCAACACTGTCCAGTATGGCTGCGCCTTTGCACTGTACGGTTGGTTTGTGGAGCAGTTCATCGCCGTACAGGGCGGCTACTACGTGAACAACGAGAATGGCCGCGCCGCTCGCGCCACCGAGGCGACTTTCAACGGCCCGGAAGGGGTGAAGTTGCTGGAATGGTGGAAGAGCATGATTGACGAGGGCATTTGCGCCAACCTGGGCCGCAAGACCGCCGACACCAAGAAGGCGTTTGACTCGGGCGTGGTGGCGATGACCTTGGACTCCACCGCTGGCCTCCGCGACCGTGTGGATGCCGCCGAGGGCAAGTTTGAACTGGGCGTTGGGTTCCTGCCGCGCTCCAGCGAAGAGGATTTCAAGAAATCCGGGACCATCATCGGCGGCGCCGCCCTGTACATCCTGAACCTGAGGCCGCCTCAGGAACAGGAAGCCGCGTGGAAGTTCATCAAGTTCATGGTCAGCGCCGACTCGCAGGCCTTCTGGCACATCAACACCGGGTACTACCCCATCAACTCCAAGGGATACAACCACCCAGATGACATCGCCTGGCGGCAGAAATACCCGCAGTTCCAGGTGGCCATTGACCAACTGCATGCTGCGCCCATCAACAGCTACACCGCGGGTGGCCTGATCGGCGTCTTTCCTGAGGCGCGCCAGACCGTGGAAGCCGCGCTGGAGGAATGCTTCTCCGGCCAGGCGACCGCGAAGGAAGCCCTGGACAAGGCCGCGGCCAAGGTTACCCAGGCGATCAAGGACTACAACGACACCGTAGCGCCGTAA
- a CDS encoding LCP family protein, with product MRRPHVLFAWAAAALAALILVGCSALAPQANTPAPPPTVAPSDTVPPSAPAQNPAGEPTAIPTLAVPPTNRVLNILLLGSDQREGQTGPWRTDVIMWVTIHRDEKAVGILSIPRDLWVSIPKVGENRVNVADYFGEALKYPGGGPALVADTLKNNLGLETDRYIRLNFEAFERVIDAMGGITVNVDCPIEDKFIDDSAPGGFRLLKVPAGPQVMDGKTALMFARSRHGRGDIDRTRRQQRVLMGIRNRALDVGMIPRIPRIWAALKDSVDTNLTLQEVLSLALLAKDISPEQIHSRVIDYTMVRDWTTPEGAMVLLPDRAKIRDAIAHLMESPPLMEASAFPGTCPN from the coding sequence ATGAGACGACCCCATGTGCTGTTCGCCTGGGCTGCGGCCGCGCTGGCCGCGCTGATCCTCGTCGGCTGCTCGGCCCTTGCCCCGCAAGCCAACACGCCCGCGCCGCCGCCCACAGTGGCACCCTCCGATACAGTGCCGCCCAGCGCCCCTGCGCAGAATCCTGCAGGCGAGCCCACCGCCATTCCCACCCTGGCCGTACCCCCGACCAATCGCGTGCTCAACATCCTGCTCCTCGGCAGCGACCAGCGGGAAGGACAGACCGGCCCCTGGCGCACCGATGTGATCATGTGGGTTACCATCCACCGCGACGAGAAGGCCGTGGGCATCCTCAGCATCCCCCGCGACCTCTGGGTGAGCATCCCCAAGGTGGGCGAAAACCGCGTCAATGTGGCCGACTACTTCGGCGAAGCGTTGAAGTACCCGGGCGGCGGGCCTGCGCTCGTGGCCGACACGCTGAAGAACAACCTGGGGCTGGAAACCGACCGCTACATCCGCCTGAACTTTGAGGCCTTTGAGCGCGTGATTGACGCCATGGGCGGCATCACCGTGAACGTGGACTGCCCCATTGAGGACAAGTTCATAGACGATTCCGCGCCCGGTGGGTTCCGCCTGCTCAAGGTACCGGCGGGGCCACAGGTGATGGACGGCAAGACGGCGCTCATGTTCGCCCGTTCGCGGCACGGCCGCGGCGACATTGACCGCACCCGCCGCCAGCAGCGCGTCCTCATGGGCATACGCAACCGCGCGCTGGATGTGGGCATGATCCCCCGCATCCCCCGCATCTGGGCCGCCCTCAAGGACTCGGTGGACACCAACCTCACGCTCCAGGAGGTGCTGTCGCTGGCCCTCCTCGCCAAGGACATCTCGCCCGAGCAGATTCACAGCCGCGTCATAGACTACACCATGGTCCGAGATTGGACGACGCCGGAGGGCGCGATGGTGCTCCTGCCCGACCGCGCCAAGATCAGGGACGCCATCGCCCATCTGATGGAGAGTCCGCCGCTGATGGAGGCGTCGGCCTTCCCCGGCACCTGCCCCAACTAG